The sequence caatgaCACGTTAAAAAGGGCTCGCTGTAGTCGCTGCTAAAAATCGACGAGATCGGGACGGACTCCGTATGCAGAAGTCATCAGCGTACAGCGTCCAATGTACTCCAGCTGGTAGGCTCTTTTTCGAGTGAACGAGATTGATGTTCAATAGTAAAGGGCTAAGGACAGCCCCTTGTGCAACTCCTTTTTCAATAGCATAGCAAGGTGTTATACATTCTGGAGTTGCCATGCAAAGCTGCCGCCCTTTTATACATAGCCATGTATGAAAGCGTCCTCCGAAGCCTACAGCTTCAAGTTCCTTATGAGGAAAAAATTTGGAAGaatcttaagcttcgcctttaagagttgaacgcgatagcattcaaagatgcctgactgtttctcacgcttcccgaaaACTGCAGCATTGTAACCCTGATGTTTGCCGGAAAACGCTAGTGGCGAACGCTATGAACGAAGGCGACCTATCTGGTAGAAACGCTCCCTCTTGCATGGCCCGTTCATTGAattagtgcacagccgcgccagaaATTTACGTCATTTTGAGGTTTCTGTTGATTCGCACTTTAACTATTTTAGTCTGAGAAGACTTACCTAAAAGGCATGcgttgtcggtgttttgtttcgtgacctttgtttgtggactgtcattctcgaaattccgaggaacAACTTTGTAGAAGATGTAAGACAAAGTACGAGTACTTTATTGATAGAACAACTTTAGTGTCGTACAGGCGATACAAGGCAACATTCTCTCACGGGCCGCCAATGAAGGCGCTGCcggtgccgccgccgccggacgCCGACACGGGATTCTCCCCGACAccgggcccttaatgctatcgcattagaACAACAGGATATCGCCTGCTGGGCACGAGCATTACAGACTATAGCGTAATGTTATTACCGAAAAAGAGCAGGCGTGAATCGGCGTgtgctgcaaaagaaaaagaaagcaataacgaTTGCTAGTATGTAAATAAGAAAGAGGGAGGGTAGAGATTTAACAGAAAGTAAAAATATTATCAAGAGGCATTGAATAATGACCTGATTGCCATAGCGCACGAtgtttttgacgtttcttttaCCGACTTGATGCTATGATTATTGTTTGGATCTCGCCAAATGTCATTAGCAGTGACATAGTTATTTGGGATCTTGAGTATAGCATAAAAGACCTGATGAAAACGGTCATAATTTTCGTACAGCAGACAGATAGAAGCACCGTCCGAGAAGCGAGAAAATGCCGGTTTGCTTTTTATTCCTGTTTACGGACCCTTGGAAAAACTAAACAAATTGAGTGCAACTAGGGCATAAAAGTATAAAGGCTCATTGTGATTATTATTGAAGCAATGAATGGTACATTTTTTTAATTACCTATGAAGCATAATTGTGCAGTGTTATGCAGAATTCTTCACCGTACAATAAGAAAATTCAGGCGTATCGCCAAAACTAGCGCGCACCATCGGCACGAGCATGCATGAAGAAGAAAACGGTAGCACGGTCGCACGTACCATTCCATGATTCGTATCCCATTTCCGCTTCAATAATAACGCCTTTAACTTTCGCTCCAAGAGGATACGCAAGAAAGTAGCAGAGACGGGCCGCCCTCAGCAAGCTCATTTTCAAGACGGCACTTTCCTGTGCGTAAGACATCACCGGTGAGCCCAGTATAGGCagagggacagagagagagacatcTGCTACATATAATAGACTATAGTTACGACCGCGTTTGCAAGGATGGCGTCGAGTAAAGACTCGGTTACAGTTAAGAAGAACGACAAGGCCGTTCCTTCTTCCACTGAAGAGTTTCCCACGACGTTGCCCGCAGTCCGGCCTGGCTCGTCCACTCAAGACTTCTCGGAAGATGGCCACCATCTACAACACCGGGACGGCATGTCTAGACCACAAGGTCTGCGCGAAACACAAATGCCTGGGCCGTCGGAGGCGCCACACGAAACGGCGTTCAGGAGATCAGTCCAGCCCGTGGATACCAGAGGCAACTTTGGCTCTCCAGCGTCAGTGGCAGAAGGAAAGCCCTTGGCGAAGCCAATGAATCTGAAGCATGGAAGCTCCACTCAGCAACACGATGCTGTCGGGGCTACCGCGGCAACCACTTCTGCGAGCGACTCGGTAATTGCGGATCAAAGATCCACTCAAGGGGTAGATATCACCTCAGCCGACAAGTGCCAACGAGGCCCGACCGAAGCGGAGGGCCCCTCACACGCGGCGAGTCCATCACTATTCGGAACGGCAGCATCCGCCCAGTTGCCTACAGTAGGGATATCGCGTCAGACTTCGGGCACACGATCGACCGCGAGGAGTACCGAAGGTCGTCATGCTTCGGGCAGGGGCACGAAGACGTCGAACAGGAGAAAACCGCATGGCGCTCTATCCCCGCAAAGCAGCTTGCCACCACATGCATCGACGTCTACTGCATTGAGGTCCCTTGCATCGAGGTCCCCCGCATCGAGGTCCCCTGCATCGACGTCCCCTGCATCGACGTCCCCTGCATCGACGTCTCCTGCATCGACTTCCCCTGCTCCGAGGTTGAATTTCTCTCCATCGGCTTCACCGGTCAGTATGATCAATTGCTCTCCGAAAACGCGGAGACGAACGTCAAGTACACCGCTACTCCGGAAGCCCAGTAAATGATCGTATTAACGTTTTCTGCTGCTTCTACACCTTGTACATACCGTTGCGATCTAAGCTTGCTGAATGCCTTAACAATTTGTACGCAGCATTATTAACACGTTGCATTCTTTGTAATCATTACTTGTGAAGCCTGTGCTCTACCCATGAAACCAAAACTGCCGTGTTTGAGGAGAAGAATAGCTTCAAGGAATACGACGCGCAATGTCACGATCTCCGCAGCAAGTTCGTTTTTATCACCAATTTCCTGTCTGGCATACGAAAGAAACGTTGTTGTAGTGCCCCTTTTCTCGCATAATTTGCCCGCCGACGCACTTGCCTTCTCTCCAAAGCGTCCTCTTCAGAAGCCTCTGCTTGTTGTTGTAGACGAAATTCTCTGTTTGGTTGCGTTTCCCGCGCGTTTCTGCCCGCGCAAGCTGCCCCCTCTGTTCTCAGTGCACCTCGAtgaggctccccccccccccccccccgaaaaaaagaaaacaaattcgcAGTTCCCCtggaaggcgaagcatcaattgcggtGGCAAATTAGtaaatagctgtacgaagtaaagatagtagttttatcggccgtatgaagttgtaagcattcgcttaataactaaattaacaatgatataacgactaagcgcgactgaacgaggacgtagaaacacaCACAGGGACTGCACTGTCTTTGtgcgtctgcttctttctgcgcCCTTGTTCAGTCGCCCCtacgcattctatcatggattctaactaGCTAGATTACCAACATGTTAACTAAATTAACCTGCGCGGTGTCATccgcgcacaggcaaacgtgaacacatctcgctgGATCAGCACGGAAACTCCATGTCAAAATTTGAGACTGAGGAAGGGTGGCAGAAGCAAGCGAATCGACGTTCAtgtatctctcgcttcaacgcggacaaaacgtcgaaagcacaatGCATGCAAAgccaccggcactacgcgcactttgCGAACACCGTACAaagctttgaagatgaggcccgcgcgggcgagcgctttggccacgtcacagattgctttcaagacactcgagcgtcggcaacgcgtccctacggcgtccgcctaaaggccagaatacatggagcgaactttcacgacgaagttcgggcggcagaaaatctgccgcggcgcgacgccgtatgttcgtcgggctgcgctacatggagcgaagacaggccggccgccgccggcgagtcgctgcgttgttatcagtgtggctagacgaggcaaatgcgctgtcgtgaaacacatgacaaaaaaaaaaaaactttaacgacaaatattatcgcttttgaattacggaacactctaaaaacgcgtaaaattttgtttagaaatgatttctagtcttttttatgtgtttgagacattcatgtgccgatgtagtttaaagaaagcggcgatgttatgcgttgtggcaacgctgggcgggtaaacaacaaacaactttcggctcctccgacttcgcggctctgttctgtggctcaacgcgcacgcggccgaagcaagcagacccgaaagtagcgcacgtgagcttgtctaaccgtggctgttattaacttgttaaattccagccgcgccgctttggatgccatgaatacgaaaggcgggagaccggcgtgaacgatagagtgggatcgggatacacggacaagcggggaagcctagccggaagtcggggcggatagtgagacctgattggctcgctttggggcgccgctcgtttgccgcttccggtatcgtcgccgcccgacgaacttttctgcgccagctggatcggcggcgaacgacgttttttccgccgccgcgcgtcgcgcgtacgccgccgggcgtcgaacgccgactattcgtcgcatattcgctccatgtattctggccttaaggCGTCTACTACAACGTCCGCGATTCGTGGCGCCAGCGCCGTaggagacgccgcggttgtctccactctgtacggagtggcgggcgaggacgacattgaggcaccctaggAGCCgttggagaagaacgcccctatGCCCTCGCCTGATCCCCCTGCCTCGCGTGCGGCAGGAGATGGCACGCATCCGGGCCCCGTTCTTCaatcgcgcgcgcgagattgaaccgcgtcgccggctcaccctcacacgctttcactcatacggaacctcacggcgatgccaACGGTGATGGTGACGGCATAAATGCGGCTGGAGTGGTCATGTAATTGCTATGGCCATAAaaaacgcgccaaacgtctgaACACGCTCGCTGGACCACGAGAAATGCATGAAggtgttctatgccgcttgtcgacGCATGCGTCTATGGTCGAATGATTTCGATATCGGATGTATCTAGACGTGTTTGAATACTGCCTTGGGACAATTTTATTGGTGTTTATTTAGTGATTAAGAAAACTACATCATTTCAAATGTTGTGTTTAATAAGtcgcgaagccgtttgaagccataaGGACGAACTTTGGGCAAATATATGCACTAACAGTCACtctcatgctggctgaaccaccccaCTTGAAGCTCCTGTAGTCAGTAGTGtcagagttccctccagtaatcATTGCATAACACTCTATAGTTTCGATTTTGGCGGCTTTCTGACAAAACTTCGCGTAGGAGGATCGTGGGCGCACAAGTAGGTGGCGGGAAGCGTACAGAAGGTGGCGTATTCACATACTCAAGCCTAGATGTCGCTAGAGGTGTTTTAGGACGCGAAACCGGAAGGGTCGAGTTGAATGGAGCAGAAGTTTACTTCGGGTACCTAGCCCTAAGATGTTAAGCACTAAAAAAATGTATATAGCAGTTTCAAGTACGGCGTAAACTTGTAGCATCTCCTGCAGAAACATGCCCACTGATAATTCAGCGCACCGTCCTACATTCCCTTGATAGCGCGGCAGCATCCTACGCAATTGGTCGCCCGACATTGCAGGTAGCTTTTCTACTCCCACTCTACTACCTAATCCGCGCCGCATTGAAAAAATTACTCATGTAAAGAAATATGATGGACTAATTTATACTACAAGAATTAATCTCGACCTGACGTACAAATTGTGTGCGGTATTCGTTTATATAAGAACGTGATCACCGGTTCAAAGCGTATTCATCGGTTAATAATTGCCAGGAGGTATTACGCTGAAGTATAAAACTAATCTTTCACCATTCCTGGAGGAGCTCGGAACGTGCACGTGCGCCTCGAAAACATGAGGCCGTTGGTGGGAACCAAGTCCACATCCTCCTCGCATTAGGGCGTTCCGTAAAGCGGACATGTCTGATAATACTCCGTACACTAAACTCGTACATATGTTGTTCGGGGATGTTCCAGTGGTGATTCATAGTGTCATGTCTCACTTGTGGTGTTTCTCATGTGTCAGTGTCCTCTAGTACGACTGCGGCTCTAAACGCACCAGGCGTCTCTACGCGCTTGCTTGTCCTCGAGAAAGGATGTTCCAAAAGCCGTTTGTCGAAGCATGCGTTCGTGATGTTTCCAGCGTTGGAAGCCAGATACGTGCGAAAAGGTGCTTGGAATTCGGCGAAAAAGTATCGTTTTAAAATCAATTTGAGCTGTGTTCGTCAATGGCACTTTTACGAAACCAAGAAATGCCACTCTCACTgcgagagaaggaaaagaagacaaaaataaagaaagatggaTGGCGGCGCCTCATTGAAGTTCCAGAAACAGCGTGCCGTCCCGTCACAGATTCTGACGGTGTGAGCTCGGGCATAATTTTTTGCCTTCTTTATTTCTACAGATGGATTCACTTGATATTGTAACACAGCCGAATACTGAACTTTGACTAAGCTACCATGGGCcaaagacgagaaactattttaTTATTTATGACGTCACACAAACGTACCGAGCAGGAGTTGCGGCTCGACGTAAAGAAAAATCTAATTTGACCTTTATTATCTCTCGTTATAATGAAGTTGTTATACAAAATTGAACACAAGCGGTTGAAACAGTACTCTTGCAGTGTAGACTGTTTGAGTGTTTCTCTTTACGGTTCCTAAAAAGCATCGTTTTTAGAAACTGTGAGGCTAGTCCATCGATCAGTGTCACGCCGGTCTTCCTCGCGATATGATGTCACAACGTCATAGTAAACAGGAgctacgcataaaaaaaaaaaaacagcgagaaCGTAGGAACTGGACTCGTGACCCGTTACTCTGAAGCATTGACTTGGTTGCGCACACACATGCTTTTGTTGCTACCGAGGATTTAATCGGCCGAACGGGCTAGACGCTTTCAATAAATGCGCTAGCAGCCCATTAAGAAAGCAAAGGCTAGACCGGATGTTCGAACCGTGGGGCGCCCTCCTCGGTGAGCCGATGCGCAAGCGCCGACGCTTCGTTTATATCATCTCTGTACAAGACGCCTCACATTTTATAAGCTGGGGAAGCGCCGACGATCACACTGGACCGcaaaagtttagcaacggctgaATCTTAGGAAACCTGGAATTTCGGAACAGTGAACTCGTCGTCGCGCTAAAAGGCACGTGGACAGAAGAACGACGGAGGCACACACAgcgcattgtgtgtgtgtgtgtgtgtgtgcgtatgcgtgtgcgtttgtgtgtgcgtgtgtgtgtgttctcctGCCGCTGCGCCTTTTAGCGCTGCAACTGGTTCACTGTCACGCATTACCCAAAAAGCCCACATTGCTGCTCTATTTCCGAACAGTTTGGAACTGGTCAGTGAAACCCATGAATAATCTGATGTTGCGCATACGGCACAGGCGATACATTCGAACACCAGGCTGATTTTCAAAGCTTCTTAGATGTTCAGCTTGTTCTCAAGCAACGTGGTTCATAAACTTCTCCGGTGCAGCAGACAGCCAACGTTTTCGCAGCTTTCTGCTGACCGTGTCGGAATGCACGTCAAGTCTCGCGATGCAAGACGTTGCTGCTAAATTTTTAGAGACAAAGAGCTTCCGTGAGGCTGGAGCGTCCCTGCTGCTGCAATAGTGCACTTTCTTTTCTCGGTACCGTGCATCCCTCGAGCCTTCTTGACTTCGTCACGTATACGTGTTCGCGCGTTCTGGCATGCTCGATTTGAAATCAGGCAGAGGCACTCTGCTTGTCTTTATTAAATAAAGCCGTCTGCACACTGTACAGGTATGTTCCAAAGAAATTCGATGGTGCTCCTTGTTTCAAGCAGCCAGATGTCAGCATCGCCCCATCGCTGAAGCATTGCCTTGTATCTTTTGGTATGCAGGATTCAAGACTTGTAAGCATTTTCTTCACGTTATTTGTTTGCCCTGAACGTAGCGTAATCATTGCACCTGATCAAACACCCATTCCATGTCTATGGTGGAAGCACGTGGAAAGCAGATAAAAACGGCTGTAGGAATCTTGTTGCATCAATTACACTGTAATACATCTTGATCACGCAGCAGAAAATAATTTCGTTAGGTTTCTTACTTTTgctgcacgcaaaaaaaaaaaaaaagattgtttggGGATGAGAGTATTCCAACGCAGTGGTTTGATGTTAATGTGTTCATGAGTGCACGTTTAAGTAGAAAGCATTTCAGACAGTTTTAGAGCAATGCTAAGTAATGGAGTTCTACAACGGTTTTCTTGTGGCGGCGCGGTCAGTAGTGAATGTTGCCTAAGGACCTGCAACGCTGCCTTCGTCGGTGCCTCTTAGAGGTTGTGTGAAAAGGCCTTTGGAACATGCAGGTGGGCACCGCCATCGGTGGAGTTGGGACGGTGCAGGAACATGCGTTTTAGGTGTGTAGAAGATGGTTTAGTCGAACAAATTAGCAATACTGTGACATCCCTTGAAGAGCCTCCGGTCTATGTATACAGCGAAGAAATAGAACCGGATAATTGTGACAGGGAGTATGCAAAGTCTTGTGTAGCCTTCGGGCAGTCAGAAAACCAGACCCGCTACGAATTCCCAAGGATATGAGAACGTCATAATACGAATTCAGAGAGAAAATCCAGCGAAACACGCAACATACAAAAATATGCAAGATGATGGGACGATGCTGCAGGTTACCAGCCTCACGCCGCTCTTCGACCTTTTTGTACGTTGTGTGTTTCGCTTAGTACGTTGTGTGTGGCTGGATTTTCACCTGCACTTATGTACGAACTGGCACAGCTTTCGACCTTGTTGTCCCTTATACAGATTCGCTGTCGTCGACGCGTGAGTTGCTAGGATATTCTTACATCTccgaaagttcctttttttttcccgaaCACCTTTTTTCTGCATACACAGTTTTGCGAATGCTTTTTTGTTGTCGACACGCTTGCGACGGATTCAAGCAGAATTAGAGCTTCGCCGTAAAGCACCCCTTTCTTCCGTATTCCAGGACACGACCGATTCGTCGAAGTTTTGCGACAGTCCGACCTACGCGGACCTCATTTCGAGGCACTCGCCGAAAGCCGATGGTCGCTTGGTCTCCGATGGACGGGGAATTCGCCACCTTGACCATCCTTCGAGCAAAGCCGAACGCAGTTCTGGCCAACATCCGCACGAGCAAGATCTGAAATCAAGGAAGCTGAGCCTCGTCCATGGAATACCGAGTGGGTCTGTTGGCCGCGTCAAACCGCGGCTGATCAAGGCCACCGGGAGAACTGTAGACGCCCAcaacaaagaaaggaaggaggATGTCACGACGCCGTCAGTaacattcgaacagctcgtaccTATATACACCGTGCTTGAAACGGGGCTATAGCTGGGGGAGTTCGGTTAATATTTGGCCAGCGTAAAGACACAAGGACAGGTACTCGCAACTTCCTTTAGTCACTCGTTTATTGTTGCTTCTCCGCGTTTGTCTCCCTACTGTTGCGTGCGTATGTTAGTCCAATAACCTTCGCTTTCCTGAATATGGCTCCTGTATAGCAAACTACGTTCGGACTTAACGAAACTACCCCTCCTCCAGCCCATAAGATTGGATAGTGGACCATAACGCGATAATAACGAATAAAATATATGACACGTGACAAATATATGACACGTGAAAGTGAGCCTAAAGTATGGTAACTAAGCGTATGGTACCGTCTACGTTCCAAAAATTCAGATAAAGACCTTCAACCTTCTTCAGTACGATATCTTAGTAATGGTGCATCAAAACACAACAACTCTATGTGCGTGCATCCTTTTGCCGTCATTGCTCTTGAAATTCGGTAAAACATGACGGCTGTGCATGTTGTTCTTTACTTTAGCCTTGGGTGTATTTGTCGACAAATAGTCCACAAAATGTTTAGCCCGACAAAGacgcactcaagcccttcagTACAAATATTTCACCGACAGCAAATGGGCTGTCGTCACGACGAATGGTTCGAGCGGCACTGCTCCTAAGTCAATCCAGCCAGGCTTGCACATaactggtttactcatgcaaaatgagtatctgctcagaaaataaagtgaaatacttGATCTTAGCTGCTGTGATTAAGAAACCTGAAAACATCGCAGAACTGGAATTCTCGGTGTTAGAAAACCACAGAGCCGCGCAAAACATGTGATGCCCCGATTTTGCTACCTTCATCCAATGCTTGGTTGACCCGGTTTCCTTCGTCCTCCGTTCGCTCCACGCCTGATCAAGGTTCTCCGTCTAATATTTGCCGTCTTTATACTTGGGacgacaaccgaagcagatgaccaagcgcaATCCTACttgtgatatcgctgagcgagtggcaagggtgagcggagGTACGCTCGAAGGCCGCACGAACTCAACCACTTCCCGCGCTTAGTCCGATTTAAAATTCACAaagcgagaaataaaaaaataacttaggatgtccggcaaccgcttggagcgcgcatgttccttgaaaccgaaactagcactcGCCTTACGGGGGTTGTTGGAAGCACGTGCAGAACGACCGACCGCCATCTAACTTTCCCGCTAACTCCTTAAGGTTTGTCATTCAGTCGCAGTGCACTTCCATATGCGGTACATATTTTCTTACTAATTCACATGCCACCAGTCTTGCATCTGTGGAGAGGCGAGATGAAACCGCCTATGACGCCATCAAACTATAGGTGGCTGGAAGATACCGCGTGCCTATCGGTCAATCATGTGGAAGAGGGTCTACATTTTCTTCGcatctttattttttctgtgtATGGGATTGAAGATTCTCACATGACGCTCCCTCctactctttttcttttcctccatGGACGCGAATAACGGCCAAATAAACCGACTTTGCTCCCCCTCTGCTGTCCATGCAGGACCGGATCGCCGAAGGGTTCTCCCTCTTCGCCTTTTCCCGCTCACGACAGTGGAGTCACAGAGTTGGTCGAGCACGGAACCGCGACTGCGGCTGCCAGCCAGTCCGTCGCAACGCTAGTGTCTACTTCGCCGGAAGGGCCCCGTGATCCGCTGGCACTGCTACTTGGAGAGAAGGGCCGACACGACAAGAAAGGGCAGCCGCAAATGCTTGTGAATTTTGGCAAGCCTCCGAAGGAAATTGAGAGCCCTGGAACCCAAGCCGTAAGCGATATTCGCCCTTCGCCGAGCGTAGGAGGCGTTCAGAGTCTGAGCAGTCGTACAAGTGACCATGGTTCTCCAGCGTCAGCAGACAAGGTACGTGACGCTTGCCATCCTCTCAATTTGGGCCCGTTGGTGTGCCGTGGTAAAAGTTCTGGACGGCGCAAGAACGTGAGGAGAATGCGGCAAATGCCGAGCCCCTCTGTCTTTCCCGTATTCCTTCTCACGCTGTCACACTATTCAGAACCTTTACGGTGGCATTTGCCCGTGGGAATATGAGTTCTATGAATATGAATATGAATTGCATAAGATGACATCGTCACAAGCTGTGTCGCGCGCGATGTTTGAAAGTACCAAATCGACTGATGGGAGCCCCGCCACTGTGTTCCTCTCTCAGTTGCTTTTCGACCCGCACCAGTCTCAGCTGGTCCTGAACGTGACACCCCTGAAGCCGACATCTGGGAGCTCGCCCAGGAAGGCCAAGGCTGGGCAGCGGTTTCCGCACATCAAGAAGATGTCCATGCGCTTGGCGGAACTGAGGAAGTTCAGACTGAACAGCGTGAGTGCTGCGTTCCAACTTCGTCCCTAACAGATGTCTCGATTAGAGATTACTGGTATGTGATATAGTTATGGTAGCTGGCTGGCAGGTGGGCAGGCAACTGACGAACATCGACGAAGAAAACCATTTACTAGAGGAGATTGGGTGAGCGAAAGAGCCTACAGCACAGTAGTAGTAGTGACGATAGTCGGTGACTGCGCAGTCGGTGGTCCTCAGATCCAGTGACTCTGCACGAGTTGCGTTCGCTATTAATACATGCGTAATCGTAATTTAAAGCGTCCTGAGCAAGGGCGGCGTTTGTGCCAGGTTCCTTGGACGGTTATCTTTTAATTAAACTAGAGCGATAGTGACTTAACGCAGTGTAGGCAGCCTGATAGAGCGAGCTCCTGTCGCACAGAAA comes from Dermacentor andersoni chromosome 9, qqDerAnde1_hic_scaffold, whole genome shotgun sequence and encodes:
- the LOC129384179 gene encoding uncharacterized protein, giving the protein MASSKDSVTVKKNDKAVPSSTEEFPTTLPAVRPGSSTQDFSEDGHHLQHRDGMSRPQGLRETQMPGPSEAPHETAFRRSVQPVDTRGNFGSPASVAEGKPLAKPMNLKHGSSTQQHDAVGATAATTSASDSDTTDSSKFCDSPTYADLISRHSPKADGRLVSDGRGIRHLDHPSSKAERSSGQHPHEQDLKSRKLSLVHGIPSGSVGRVKPRLIKATGRTVDAHNKERKEDVTTPTGSPKGSPSSPFPAHDSGVTELVEHGTATAAASQSVATLVSTSPEGPRDPLALLLGEKGRHDKKGQPQMLVNFGKPPKEIESPGTQAVSDIRPSPSVGGVQSLSSRTSDHGSPASADKLLFDPHQSQLVLNVTPLKPTSGSSPRKAKAGQRFPHIKKMSMRLAELRKFRLNSGTFPSTPNVEHSTTQARVQEAFGLWGHWVVAAIFVLMIIVVGLVLVSRMTLVTEKRRIELCHSAACHKYAGHILLQVNRSLDPCGDFSKYTCSAWSPPRARADYATSSFTQLIRAWFEGFSGLLLDASKHGFTVADGPAAMLRACLNPNTKAGGPGIQELRDLMASVHLNWPDPPDDEGSPLGVLLRLAYNFGVRTETYHVIMGTGALYVHNAYNRAQLHNLVKTFTSRLP